A genomic stretch from Pseudoliparis swirei isolate HS2019 ecotype Mariana Trench chromosome 18, NWPU_hadal_v1, whole genome shotgun sequence includes:
- the frmd4ba gene encoding FERM domain-containing protein 4B isoform X5 encodes MAVRIARGMEDRVASGSQLIWSLAHQTLRRWYSRGLMPCRRLLEAWFRMGKCYQMTAGRQCQVHLLDDRKLELLVQPKLLSRELLDLVASHFNLKEKEYFGLSFIDDTGQSNWLQLDRKVLDHDFSKTSGPLELKFLVRFYIEKITFLKDNTTVELFFLNAKSFVFNETIEVESEHVFKLAAFALQEAKGEYSSEETARADLKQLPVLPTRVLREHPSLNYCEDKVIEHYKRLKGLTRGQAIVQYLALVESLPAYGVHYYPVKDKQGLPWWLGVSYKGIGQYDLQDKLKPRKLYQWKQLENLYFREKKFAVEVNDPHRRTVTKRTFGQTGLVIHTWYASHALIKTIWVMAISQHQFYLDRKTSKSNMPTTRSSGDIAMDLTEISAPRIITKLSSIESRDQLIMASNGSLISAGSADSEVSEEQKKEKVAKLKKKEKNLQDTLAQKIEELKKICMREAELTGRLPNEYPLATGEKAPHIRRRVGTAFKLDDLFPYDEDPHLRNLESRFALQQKIVEAASRLSNEGDLCKTVKKKRRSNYLDAMRKLEEIEKDINAYRIKKGKKPTQRASLILADDVNPSELSSLSDSLTLDDDEELSCQRQRSRSIQYSPRPHHAGTLDIHYNDRRGSDQRADSRLNYGHVQESLHCSHSDALSSHSSPFKTASRQPHDARSMPPTPLLTRNANSSTQLRSEDAPQHFRQRSGSLESQSQLMTEAEPPAQTFPFSPARRSNSTEVLDDGSSYTSQSSAEYSVPGNHKRRTRGRHRKDQYANTGSMPNLAQPDTRCHAYQPRARPTTTAYYVTGYPSYADPEPYSNGAYMYDEMEGHYNVNPSYRLAPTGYHGHYGADEMDGMSQNPYATLRPPRNPRQAPRGIEPVQNVQKALVAEHLRGWYHRNAAQRQVAYNYERGSQQSLGYQTMPAPHNGHHSSHSRNVSYSSMSSVSSRGNWHGHMSVGRGMSEYDMPAHAPQTYSYSTAPYSHSAHNRCPPEFEWRSGDRMACPAGPLERRGAVAYATDQGN; translated from the exons ATGACCGCGGGCCGTCAGTGTCAGGTTCACCTCCTCGATGACAGGAAGCTGGAGCTGCTGGTTCAG CCCAAGCTGTTGTCCCGCGAGCTGTTGGATCTTGTGGCCTCACATTTTAACCTGAAGGAGAAAGAATACTTTGGGTTGTCCTTTATAGATGACAC TGGCCAGAGTAACTGGCTCCAGCTGGATCGTAAAGTCCTGGATCATGACTTCTCCAAGACTTCAGGGCCTTTGGAGCTCAAGTTCCTAGTGAG GTTTTATATTGAGAAGATCACCTTCTTGAAAGACAACACGACAGTGGAGCTGTTCTTCCTGAACGCTAAATCTTTCGTGTTTAAT gAGACCATCGAAGTGGAGAGTGAACATGTTTTCAAGTTAGCCGCATTCGCATTGCAG GAAGCCAAGGGAGAATACAGCAG tgAGGAGACTGCCAGAGCAGACCTGAAGCAGCTCCCAGTTCTGCCCACCCGAGTATTAAGGGAGCACCCGTCTCTCAATTACTG TGAGGACAAAGTGATTGAACATTACAAGCGACTGAAAGGACTGACCAGAGGGCAAGCCATTGTGCA GTATCTGGCCCTGGTGGAGTCCTTGCCGGCATACGGAGTCCATTATTACCCAGTGAAG GACAAGCAAGGACTGCCGTGGTGGCTGGGAGTCAGCTACAAAGGCATCGGCCAGTACGACCTGCAGGATAAACTGAAGCCGAGAAAG CTGTACCAGTGGAAGCAGTTAGAGAATTTGTATTTCCGAGAGAAGAAATTCGCCGTTGAAGTAAACGACCCACACAG AAGAACAGTGACCAAGAGAACATTCGGACAGACTGGTCTCGTTATCCACACATGGTATGCCAGCCACGCTCTGATTAAAACCATCTGGGTGATGGCCATCAGTCAGCACCAGTTCTACCTGGATAGGAAGACGAGCAAA TCAAACATGCCCACAACCAGGAGTTCGGGAGACATCGCCATGGACCTCACAGAGATCTCCGCCCCGCGGATCATCACTAAACTGTCGAGCATCGAGAGCAGAGACCAGCTCATCATGGCCAGCAACGGCAGCCTCATCTCGGCCG GTTCCGCCGACTCCGAAGTCAGCGAGgagcagaagaaagagaaggtcgccaagttgaaaaaaaaagaaaaaaaccttcaagACACACTGGCGCAGAAAATCGAGGAACTGAAGAAGATCTGCATGAGAGAAGCC GAGCTTACGGGCAGATTGCCTAACGAGTATCCCTTGGCCACCGGGGAGAAGGCGCCTCACATACGACGGCGTGTCGGCACCGCCTTCAAGCTGGATGACCTCTTCCCCTATGATGAG GACCCACATCTGAGGAATCTGGAGAGCAGATTCGCCCTGCAGCAGAAGATCGTGGAAGCGGCCAGCAGGTTATCCAACGAGGGCGACCTCTGCAAgacggtgaagaagaagaggagaagcaaCTATCTGGATGCAAtgaggaagctggaggagatCGAGAAGGACATCAACGCCTACAGGAtcaagaaaggaaagaaacccACCCAGAGAGCCTCGCTCATCTTAGCAG ATGATGTCAACCCGTCAGAACTCAGCTCTCTGTCTGACAGCCTCACTCTGGATGATG ACGAGGAGCTCAGTTGCCAGAGGCAGCGGTCCAGATCGATTCAGTATTCCCCGAGACCACACCACGCCGGCACTCTGGACATCCACTACAACGACAGACGGGGCTCTGACCAGCGTGCAGACAGCAG ATTAAATTACGGCCACGTCCAGGAATCACTCCACTGCAGTCACAGCGATGCCTTATCGAGCCACAGCAGCCCGTTTAAAACGGCTTCCCGGCAGCCACATGATGCCCGCAGcatgccccccacccccctcctcacccGCAACGCCAACAGCAGCACCCAGCTGAG ATCAGAAGACGCTCCACAACATTTCCGCCAGCGCAGCGGCAGCCTGGAGTCCCAGTCTCAGCTCATgacggaggcggagcctcccgcGCAGACGTTCCCCTTCTCCCCGGCCCGACGCAGCAACAGCACCGAGGTCCTCGACGACGGCTCCTCCTACACGAGCCAGTCCAGCGCCGAGTACAGCGTCCCCGGCAACCACAAGCGCCGAACCCGCGGCCGCCACAGGAAAGACCAGTACGCCAACACGGGCAGCATGCCCAACCTGGCTCAGCCGGACACCCGCTGCCACGCCTACCAACCGCGGGCCAGGCCCACCACGACGGCCTACTACGTGACGGGCTACCCCAGCTACGCCGACCCGGAGCCGTACTCCAACGGAGCCTACATGTACGACGAGATGGAAGGACACTACAACGTCAACCCCTCGTACCGCCTCGCCCCGACGGGGTACCACGGCCACTACGGCGCCGACGAGATGGACGGCATGTCGCAGAACCCGTACGCCACGCTGAGGCCGCCCAGGAACCCGCGGCAGGCGCCCCGCGGCATCGAGCCCGTCCAGAACGTCCAGAAGGCTTTGGTGGCCGAGCACCTGAGGGGCTGGTACCATCGCAACGCGGCACAAAGACAGGTGGCGTACAACTACGAGCGAGGCTCTCAGCAGAGCCTGGGATACCAGACCATGCCGGCGCCGCACAACGGCCACCACAGCAGCCACAGCAGGAACGTCTCCTACTCCTCAA TGTCGTCGGTGTCCTCTCGCGGAAACTGGCACGGCCACATGAGTGTCGGTCGCGGTATGTCGGAATACGACATGCCGGCGCACGCTCCGCAGACCTACTCCTACAGCACGGCCCCCTACAGCCACTCCGCCCACAACAg ATGTCCCCCAGAGTTTGAGTGGCGGAGCGGTGATAGGATGGCGTGCCCCGCGGGGCCTTTAGAGAGGCGCGGTGCGGTTGCCTATGCTACTGACCAGGGAAattaa
- the frmd4ba gene encoding FERM domain-containing protein 4B isoform X4: protein MAVRIARGMEDRVASGSQLIWSLAHQTLRRWYSRGLMPCRRLLEAWFRMGKCYQMTAGRQCQVHLLDDRKLELLVQPKLLSRELLDLVASHFNLKEKEYFGLSFIDDTGQSNWLQLDRKVLDHDFSKTSGPLELKFLVRFYIEKITFLKDNTTVELFFLNAKSFVFNETIEVESEHVFKLAAFALQEAKGEYSSEETARADLKQLPVLPTRVLREHPSLNYCEDKVIEHYKRLKGLTRGQAIVQYLALVESLPAYGVHYYPVKDKQGLPWWLGVSYKGIGQYDLQDKLKPRKLYQWKQLENLYFREKKFAVEVNDPHRRTVTKRTFGQTGLVIHTWYASHALIKTIWVMAISQHQFYLDRKTSKSNMPTTRSSGDIAMDLTEISAPRIITKLSSIESRDQLIMASNGSLISAGSADSEVSEEQKKEKVAKLKKKEKNLQDTLAQKIEELKKICMREAELTGRLPNEYPLATGEKAPHIRRRVGTAFKLDDLFPYDEDPHLRNLESRFALQQKIVEAASRLSNEGDLCKTVKKKRRSNYLDAMRKLEEIEKDINAYRIKKGKKPTQRASLILADDVNPSELSSLSDSLTLDDDEELSCQRQRSRSIQYSPRPHHAGTLDIHYNDRRGSDQRADSRLNYGHVQESLHCSHSDALSSHSSPFKTASRQPHDARSMPPTPLLTRNANSSTQLRSEDAPQHFRQRSGSLESQSQLMTEAEPPAQTFPFSPARRSNSTEVLDDGSSYTSQSSAEYSVPGNHKRRTRGRHRKDQYANTGSMPNLAQPDTRCHAYQPRARPTTTAYYVTGYPSYADPEPYSNGAYMYDEMEGHYNVNPSYRLAPTGYHGHYGADEMDGMSQNPYATLRPPRNPRQAPRGIEPVQNVQKALVAEHLRGWYHRNAAQRQVAYNYERGSQQSLGYQTMPAPHNGHHSSHSRNVSYSSMSSVSSRGNWHGHMSVGRGMSEYDMPAHAPQTYSYSTAPYSHSAHNRSSIDVSQVDSHIGHQMHTELEPEDQIQWHEDSKPGTIV from the exons ATGACCGCGGGCCGTCAGTGTCAGGTTCACCTCCTCGATGACAGGAAGCTGGAGCTGCTGGTTCAG CCCAAGCTGTTGTCCCGCGAGCTGTTGGATCTTGTGGCCTCACATTTTAACCTGAAGGAGAAAGAATACTTTGGGTTGTCCTTTATAGATGACAC TGGCCAGAGTAACTGGCTCCAGCTGGATCGTAAAGTCCTGGATCATGACTTCTCCAAGACTTCAGGGCCTTTGGAGCTCAAGTTCCTAGTGAG GTTTTATATTGAGAAGATCACCTTCTTGAAAGACAACACGACAGTGGAGCTGTTCTTCCTGAACGCTAAATCTTTCGTGTTTAAT gAGACCATCGAAGTGGAGAGTGAACATGTTTTCAAGTTAGCCGCATTCGCATTGCAG GAAGCCAAGGGAGAATACAGCAG tgAGGAGACTGCCAGAGCAGACCTGAAGCAGCTCCCAGTTCTGCCCACCCGAGTATTAAGGGAGCACCCGTCTCTCAATTACTG TGAGGACAAAGTGATTGAACATTACAAGCGACTGAAAGGACTGACCAGAGGGCAAGCCATTGTGCA GTATCTGGCCCTGGTGGAGTCCTTGCCGGCATACGGAGTCCATTATTACCCAGTGAAG GACAAGCAAGGACTGCCGTGGTGGCTGGGAGTCAGCTACAAAGGCATCGGCCAGTACGACCTGCAGGATAAACTGAAGCCGAGAAAG CTGTACCAGTGGAAGCAGTTAGAGAATTTGTATTTCCGAGAGAAGAAATTCGCCGTTGAAGTAAACGACCCACACAG AAGAACAGTGACCAAGAGAACATTCGGACAGACTGGTCTCGTTATCCACACATGGTATGCCAGCCACGCTCTGATTAAAACCATCTGGGTGATGGCCATCAGTCAGCACCAGTTCTACCTGGATAGGAAGACGAGCAAA TCAAACATGCCCACAACCAGGAGTTCGGGAGACATCGCCATGGACCTCACAGAGATCTCCGCCCCGCGGATCATCACTAAACTGTCGAGCATCGAGAGCAGAGACCAGCTCATCATGGCCAGCAACGGCAGCCTCATCTCGGCCG GTTCCGCCGACTCCGAAGTCAGCGAGgagcagaagaaagagaaggtcgccaagttgaaaaaaaaagaaaaaaaccttcaagACACACTGGCGCAGAAAATCGAGGAACTGAAGAAGATCTGCATGAGAGAAGCC GAGCTTACGGGCAGATTGCCTAACGAGTATCCCTTGGCCACCGGGGAGAAGGCGCCTCACATACGACGGCGTGTCGGCACCGCCTTCAAGCTGGATGACCTCTTCCCCTATGATGAG GACCCACATCTGAGGAATCTGGAGAGCAGATTCGCCCTGCAGCAGAAGATCGTGGAAGCGGCCAGCAGGTTATCCAACGAGGGCGACCTCTGCAAgacggtgaagaagaagaggagaagcaaCTATCTGGATGCAAtgaggaagctggaggagatCGAGAAGGACATCAACGCCTACAGGAtcaagaaaggaaagaaacccACCCAGAGAGCCTCGCTCATCTTAGCAG ATGATGTCAACCCGTCAGAACTCAGCTCTCTGTCTGACAGCCTCACTCTGGATGATG ACGAGGAGCTCAGTTGCCAGAGGCAGCGGTCCAGATCGATTCAGTATTCCCCGAGACCACACCACGCCGGCACTCTGGACATCCACTACAACGACAGACGGGGCTCTGACCAGCGTGCAGACAGCAG ATTAAATTACGGCCACGTCCAGGAATCACTCCACTGCAGTCACAGCGATGCCTTATCGAGCCACAGCAGCCCGTTTAAAACGGCTTCCCGGCAGCCACATGATGCCCGCAGcatgccccccacccccctcctcacccGCAACGCCAACAGCAGCACCCAGCTGAG ATCAGAAGACGCTCCACAACATTTCCGCCAGCGCAGCGGCAGCCTGGAGTCCCAGTCTCAGCTCATgacggaggcggagcctcccgcGCAGACGTTCCCCTTCTCCCCGGCCCGACGCAGCAACAGCACCGAGGTCCTCGACGACGGCTCCTCCTACACGAGCCAGTCCAGCGCCGAGTACAGCGTCCCCGGCAACCACAAGCGCCGAACCCGCGGCCGCCACAGGAAAGACCAGTACGCCAACACGGGCAGCATGCCCAACCTGGCTCAGCCGGACACCCGCTGCCACGCCTACCAACCGCGGGCCAGGCCCACCACGACGGCCTACTACGTGACGGGCTACCCCAGCTACGCCGACCCGGAGCCGTACTCCAACGGAGCCTACATGTACGACGAGATGGAAGGACACTACAACGTCAACCCCTCGTACCGCCTCGCCCCGACGGGGTACCACGGCCACTACGGCGCCGACGAGATGGACGGCATGTCGCAGAACCCGTACGCCACGCTGAGGCCGCCCAGGAACCCGCGGCAGGCGCCCCGCGGCATCGAGCCCGTCCAGAACGTCCAGAAGGCTTTGGTGGCCGAGCACCTGAGGGGCTGGTACCATCGCAACGCGGCACAAAGACAGGTGGCGTACAACTACGAGCGAGGCTCTCAGCAGAGCCTGGGATACCAGACCATGCCGGCGCCGCACAACGGCCACCACAGCAGCCACAGCAGGAACGTCTCCTACTCCTCAA TGTCGTCGGTGTCCTCTCGCGGAAACTGGCACGGCCACATGAGTGTCGGTCGCGGTATGTCGGAATACGACATGCCGGCGCACGCTCCGCAGACCTACTCCTACAGCACGGCCCCCTACAGCCACTCCGCCCACAACAg
- the frmd4ba gene encoding FERM domain-containing protein 4B isoform X6: MTAGRQCQVHLLDDRKLELLVQPKLLSRELLDLVASHFNLKEKEYFGLSFIDDTGQSNWLQLDRKVLDHDFSKTSGPLELKFLVRFYIEKITFLKDNTTVELFFLNAKSFVFNETIEVESEHVFKLAAFALQEAKGEYSSEETARADLKQLPVLPTRVLREHPSLNYCEDKVIEHYKRLKGLTRGQAIVQYLALVESLPAYGVHYYPVKDKQGLPWWLGVSYKGIGQYDLQDKLKPRKLYQWKQLENLYFREKKFAVEVNDPHRRTVTKRTFGQTGLVIHTWYASHALIKTIWVMAISQHQFYLDRKTSKSNMPTTRSSGDIAMDLTEISAPRIITKLSSIESRDQLIMASNGSLISAGSADSEVSEEQKKEKVAKLKKKEKNLQDTLAQKIEELKKICMREAELTGRLPNEYPLATGEKAPHIRRRVGTAFKLDDLFPYDEDPHLRNLESRFALQQKIVEAASRLSNEGDLCKTVKKKRRSNYLDAMRKLEEIEKDINAYRIKKGKKPTQRASLILADDVNPSELSSLSDSLTLDDDEELSCQRQRSRSIQYSPRPHHAGTLDIHYNDRRGSDQRADSRLNYGHVQESLHCSHSDALSSHSSPFKTASRQPHDARSMPPTPLLTRNANSSTQLRSEDAPQHFRQRSGSLESQSQLMTEAEPPAQTFPFSPARRSNSTEVLDDGSSYTSQSSAEYSVPGNHKRRTRGRHRKDQYANTGSMPNLAQPDTRCHAYQPRARPTTTAYYVTGYPSYADPEPYSNGAYMYDEMEGHYNVNPSYRLAPTGYHGHYGADEMDGMSQNPYATLRPPRNPRQAPRGIEPVQNVQKALVAEHLRGWYHRNAAQRQVAYNYERGSQQSLGYQTMPAPHNGHHSSHSRNVSYSSMSSVSSRGNWHGHMSVGRGMSEYDMPAHAPQTYSYSTAPYSHSAHNRYDASPPFKGPWYSPDGRRHCAVFPASSSSSASSSNSPLPPTSFPPLPSTFSPGRRVRQVASSPAPPQSSRGHKLNQGSFAQGSS; the protein is encoded by the exons ATGACCGCGGGCCGTCAGTGTCAGGTTCACCTCCTCGATGACAGGAAGCTGGAGCTGCTGGTTCAG CCCAAGCTGTTGTCCCGCGAGCTGTTGGATCTTGTGGCCTCACATTTTAACCTGAAGGAGAAAGAATACTTTGGGTTGTCCTTTATAGATGACAC TGGCCAGAGTAACTGGCTCCAGCTGGATCGTAAAGTCCTGGATCATGACTTCTCCAAGACTTCAGGGCCTTTGGAGCTCAAGTTCCTAGTGAG GTTTTATATTGAGAAGATCACCTTCTTGAAAGACAACACGACAGTGGAGCTGTTCTTCCTGAACGCTAAATCTTTCGTGTTTAAT gAGACCATCGAAGTGGAGAGTGAACATGTTTTCAAGTTAGCCGCATTCGCATTGCAG GAAGCCAAGGGAGAATACAGCAG tgAGGAGACTGCCAGAGCAGACCTGAAGCAGCTCCCAGTTCTGCCCACCCGAGTATTAAGGGAGCACCCGTCTCTCAATTACTG TGAGGACAAAGTGATTGAACATTACAAGCGACTGAAAGGACTGACCAGAGGGCAAGCCATTGTGCA GTATCTGGCCCTGGTGGAGTCCTTGCCGGCATACGGAGTCCATTATTACCCAGTGAAG GACAAGCAAGGACTGCCGTGGTGGCTGGGAGTCAGCTACAAAGGCATCGGCCAGTACGACCTGCAGGATAAACTGAAGCCGAGAAAG CTGTACCAGTGGAAGCAGTTAGAGAATTTGTATTTCCGAGAGAAGAAATTCGCCGTTGAAGTAAACGACCCACACAG AAGAACAGTGACCAAGAGAACATTCGGACAGACTGGTCTCGTTATCCACACATGGTATGCCAGCCACGCTCTGATTAAAACCATCTGGGTGATGGCCATCAGTCAGCACCAGTTCTACCTGGATAGGAAGACGAGCAAA TCAAACATGCCCACAACCAGGAGTTCGGGAGACATCGCCATGGACCTCACAGAGATCTCCGCCCCGCGGATCATCACTAAACTGTCGAGCATCGAGAGCAGAGACCAGCTCATCATGGCCAGCAACGGCAGCCTCATCTCGGCCG GTTCCGCCGACTCCGAAGTCAGCGAGgagcagaagaaagagaaggtcgccaagttgaaaaaaaaagaaaaaaaccttcaagACACACTGGCGCAGAAAATCGAGGAACTGAAGAAGATCTGCATGAGAGAAGCC GAGCTTACGGGCAGATTGCCTAACGAGTATCCCTTGGCCACCGGGGAGAAGGCGCCTCACATACGACGGCGTGTCGGCACCGCCTTCAAGCTGGATGACCTCTTCCCCTATGATGAG GACCCACATCTGAGGAATCTGGAGAGCAGATTCGCCCTGCAGCAGAAGATCGTGGAAGCGGCCAGCAGGTTATCCAACGAGGGCGACCTCTGCAAgacggtgaagaagaagaggagaagcaaCTATCTGGATGCAAtgaggaagctggaggagatCGAGAAGGACATCAACGCCTACAGGAtcaagaaaggaaagaaacccACCCAGAGAGCCTCGCTCATCTTAGCAG ATGATGTCAACCCGTCAGAACTCAGCTCTCTGTCTGACAGCCTCACTCTGGATGATG ACGAGGAGCTCAGTTGCCAGAGGCAGCGGTCCAGATCGATTCAGTATTCCCCGAGACCACACCACGCCGGCACTCTGGACATCCACTACAACGACAGACGGGGCTCTGACCAGCGTGCAGACAGCAG ATTAAATTACGGCCACGTCCAGGAATCACTCCACTGCAGTCACAGCGATGCCTTATCGAGCCACAGCAGCCCGTTTAAAACGGCTTCCCGGCAGCCACATGATGCCCGCAGcatgccccccacccccctcctcacccGCAACGCCAACAGCAGCACCCAGCTGAG ATCAGAAGACGCTCCACAACATTTCCGCCAGCGCAGCGGCAGCCTGGAGTCCCAGTCTCAGCTCATgacggaggcggagcctcccgcGCAGACGTTCCCCTTCTCCCCGGCCCGACGCAGCAACAGCACCGAGGTCCTCGACGACGGCTCCTCCTACACGAGCCAGTCCAGCGCCGAGTACAGCGTCCCCGGCAACCACAAGCGCCGAACCCGCGGCCGCCACAGGAAAGACCAGTACGCCAACACGGGCAGCATGCCCAACCTGGCTCAGCCGGACACCCGCTGCCACGCCTACCAACCGCGGGCCAGGCCCACCACGACGGCCTACTACGTGACGGGCTACCCCAGCTACGCCGACCCGGAGCCGTACTCCAACGGAGCCTACATGTACGACGAGATGGAAGGACACTACAACGTCAACCCCTCGTACCGCCTCGCCCCGACGGGGTACCACGGCCACTACGGCGCCGACGAGATGGACGGCATGTCGCAGAACCCGTACGCCACGCTGAGGCCGCCCAGGAACCCGCGGCAGGCGCCCCGCGGCATCGAGCCCGTCCAGAACGTCCAGAAGGCTTTGGTGGCCGAGCACCTGAGGGGCTGGTACCATCGCAACGCGGCACAAAGACAGGTGGCGTACAACTACGAGCGAGGCTCTCAGCAGAGCCTGGGATACCAGACCATGCCGGCGCCGCACAACGGCCACCACAGCAGCCACAGCAGGAACGTCTCCTACTCCTCAA TGTCGTCGGTGTCCTCTCGCGGAAACTGGCACGGCCACATGAGTGTCGGTCGCGGTATGTCGGAATACGACATGCCGGCGCACGCTCCGCAGACCTACTCCTACAGCACGGCCCCCTACAGCCACTCCGCCCACAACAg ATATGACGCCTCCCCGCCTTTTAAGGGCCCCTGGTACAGCCCCGACGGCCGGAGGCACTGCGCCGTTTTCCCCGCTAGCTCTTCCTCCTCGGCTTCCTCCTCCAACTCCCCCCTGCCCCCCACCTCCTTTCCCCCCTTACCCTCCACCTTCTCCCCCGGCCGTCGGGTCAGGCAGGTGGCCTCCAGCCCCGCGCCGCCTCAATCCTCCAGGGGGCACAAGCTCAATCAGGGGTCCTTTGCTCAAGGTAGTTCATA